In one Pseudomonas purpurea genomic region, the following are encoded:
- a CDS encoding cold-shock protein has product MLKIVHLLMGAAALLLSFIPSLRSEAVIYLQQPDALYLAFFGLLNLTLAPVIPYWNKGPRHQLQNLVSALLVLAVVLQTLTLLAPMPEIGGQPAVLLSLIVALTAVLLHLAVSFYKSSPAAAPQNYDMTNRDTGTVKWFNTSKGFGFISRDSGDDIFVHFRAIRGEGHRVLVEGQRVEFSVMNRDKGLQAEDVIAALPRR; this is encoded by the coding sequence ATGTTGAAAATCGTCCACCTGCTAATGGGCGCAGCTGCCCTGCTGCTGTCCTTCATCCCTAGCCTGCGCTCCGAAGCCGTTATTTACCTGCAACAACCTGACGCGCTGTACCTGGCGTTCTTCGGCCTGCTCAACCTGACCCTCGCTCCGGTTATCCCTTACTGGAACAAAGGCCCTCGTCATCAACTGCAAAACCTGGTCAGCGCCCTGCTGGTGCTGGCGGTTGTCCTGCAAACCCTGACATTGCTTGCGCCAATGCCAGAGATAGGCGGCCAACCGGCTGTTCTGCTGAGCCTCATCGTTGCCCTGACAGCCGTTCTTCTGCACCTGGCCGTCAGCTTCTACAAATCGTCACCTGCTGCTGCTCCACAAAACTACGACATGACCAACCGCGATACCGGCACCGTCAAGTGGTTCAACACCTCTAAAGGTTTCGGTTTCATTTCCCGCGACTCCGGCGATGATATTTTCGTGCACTTCCGGGCAATCCGGGGCGAAGGGCACCGCGTTCTGGTCGAAGGCCAGCGCGTGGAGTTCTCGGTCATGAATCGCGACAAAGGCCTGCAAGCCGAAGACGTGATCGCGGCCCTGCCGCGCCGCTGA
- a CDS encoding SlyX family protein: MSLEERVMELESRLAFQDDTIQALNDVLVTQQRVVERLQLQMAALLKRQEEMVGQFESFEEEAPPPHY; encoded by the coding sequence ATGAGCCTTGAAGAGCGAGTCATGGAGCTGGAAAGCCGATTGGCGTTTCAGGATGACACCATCCAGGCGCTGAATGATGTGTTGGTGACACAACAGCGCGTTGTCGAGCGTTTGCAGCTGCAAATGGCGGCACTGCTCAAGCGTCAGGAAGAAATGGTCGGGCAGTTCGAATCGTTCGAAGAAGAAGCTCCACCACCGCATTACTGA
- a CDS encoding HIT domain-containing protein, which translates to MFALDPRLQQDTLPIGDFPLCRLLLSNDSNYPWFILVPRREDISELFQLDAADQQQLWQETTALAEMLKDSFDADKLNVATLGNVVSQLHMHVIVRKRDDAAWPAPVWGKLPAQPYTGEQVAVIRERLRLVLTADFNFLEG; encoded by the coding sequence GTGTTCGCTTTAGATCCACGGCTTCAACAAGACACGTTGCCGATCGGGGACTTCCCCTTGTGCCGGTTGCTGTTGTCCAACGATTCGAACTATCCCTGGTTCATCCTGGTGCCTCGTCGTGAGGACATCAGCGAACTGTTTCAACTCGATGCGGCTGATCAGCAGCAGTTGTGGCAGGAAACCACGGCCCTGGCCGAAATGCTCAAGGACTCGTTCGACGCCGACAAGCTGAACGTCGCGACCTTGGGCAATGTGGTGAGCCAACTGCACATGCATGTGATTGTGCGCAAACGCGACGATGCGGCATGGCCGGCGCCGGTCTGGGGCAAACTCCCGGCGCAACCCTATACGGGTGAGCAGGTGGCGGTGATCCGCGAGCGGTTGCGTTTGGTGTTGACCGCCGATTTCAACTTTCTGGAGGGCTGA